In the genome of Pichia kudriavzevii chromosome 4, complete sequence, one region contains:
- a CDS encoding uncharacterized protein (PKUD0D01000; similar to Saccharomyces cerevisiae YNL066W (SUN4) and YIL123W (SIM1); ancestral locus Anc_2.239; intron in 5' UTR), protein MKLSNTCLFTIASLLVSVKASDEECTTTATTVHMHHQHKRAVAYDYVYVTVTVDGDGNTYEQSTTSTSTFEQPTPSNIPTSSSSSSSSSSSALSSTSEDDSSSSSSSSSSSASASSSSSSNSKGYSYSSSGDLGAYQDPTDDFEDGVIPCSQFPSGNGVVALDYLGFGGWSGLYHDDTSTGGSCEDGTYCSYACQPGMSKTQWPSSQPGNGVSVGGLYCKDGTLHRTNKDTTHLCEWGIDAARVVSEIDQSVAICRTDYPGTENMVIPTIVGPGSENLLTTVDEDTYYTWQGKKTSAQYYVNNAGVSQTDGCVWGTAGSGVGNWAPLNFGAGYTNGVSYLSLIPNPNNRDAANFNVKIVAYDDNSVVNGECVYENGSYNGNGQDGCTVAVTSGKAKFVFY, encoded by the coding sequence ATGAAACTATCTAATACTTGTCTTTTCACAATTGCTTCTCTGTTGGTTTCCGTTAAGGCATCCGATGAAGAATGTACAACTACTGCTACCACTGTTCATAtgcatcatcaacataaaAGAGCAGTCGCTTATGATTACGTCTATGTGACCGTCACTGTCGATGGTGACGGTAATACTTATGAACAATCAACTACTTCTACTTCTACTTTTGAACAACCAACTCCTTCCAATATTCCTACATCCtcatcctcctcatcttcctcatcttcCTCGGCTCtatcatcaacttctgAAGACgattcatcttcttcatcctcatcttcttcatcctctGCTTCTGCTTCAAGCTCTAGCTCTTCTAATAGTAAGGGTTACTCATATTCATCTTCTGGTGATTTGGGTGCATATCAAGATCCAACTGATGATTTCGAAGATGGAGTTATTCCATGTTCCCAATTCCCAAGCGGCAATGGTGTTGTTGCCTTGGATTATTTAGGATTTGGTGGTTGGTCAGGTCTTTACCATGATGATACCTCTACTGGTGGTTCATGTGAAGATGGTACTTATTGTTCCTATGCATGTCAACCAGGTATGTCCAAGACCCAATGGCCAAGTAGTCAACCTGGTAATGGTGTTTCTGTTGGTGGATTATATTGTAAAGATGGTACTCTTCATAGAACTAACAAAGATACTACTCATCTATGTGAATGGGGTATTGATGCTGCAAGAGTTGTATctgaaattgatcaaaGCGTTGCAATCTGTAGAACCGATTATCCAGGTACAGAAAACATGGTCATTCCAACCATTGTCGGTCCAGGTTCAGAGAACTTGTTAACTACTGTCGATGAAGATACTTATTATACCTGGCAAGGTAAAAAGACATCTGCTCAATATTATGTCAATAATGCAGGAGTTTCCCAAACTGATGGTTGTGTTTGGGGTACAGCTGGTTCAGGTGTTGGTAACTGGGCACCACTGAATTTTGGTGCCGGTTACACAAATGGTGTCTCATATTTATCTTTAattccaaatccaaataaCAGAGATGCTGCTAATTTCAATGTTAAAATTGTCGCTTATGATGATAACTCTGTTGTCAATGGTGAATGTGTCTACGAGAATGGTTCCTACAATGGTAATGGCCAAGATGGTTGTACTGTTGCAGTTACTTCTGGTAAGGCCAAATTTGT